One Pseudomonas sp. AN-1 genomic region harbors:
- a CDS encoding IS481 family transposase, giving the protein MATGLHGSARTTPRVRAELQASQESTRALAARYGLNVKTVAKWRSRSTTTDKPMGPAKPCSVRLSDAEEAMVVELRRRTLLPLDDLLGHLRETLPQLTRSALHRCLVRHGISRLPSTEPGGAKHGKFAPTEIGYLHIDSCELRLEQGKQHMFLAIDRVTKFTHVAFFDAATKQNGAAFLEEVVTAYPYTIHTVLTDNGVAFTEQPRYRNGLTNRFGGHIFDRVCHEHGIKHKLTKPYHPWTNGQAERMNRTVKEATIKSFHYPDFDALKAHVRAFVMAYNFAKHLKALRWRTPFKTICDAWTRTPDCFKLDPHHLIPGLHTQSHAY; this is encoded by the coding sequence ATGGCAACAGGTCTTCATGGCTCAGCCCGCACAACGCCGCGAGTTCGAGCCGAGCTCCAAGCGTCGCAAGAGTCGACGCGCGCCCTTGCCGCCCGCTATGGACTGAACGTCAAGACTGTGGCCAAGTGGCGTTCGCGCTCGACGACAACTGACAAGCCCATGGGGCCTGCCAAGCCATGTAGTGTCCGGCTCTCGGATGCTGAAGAAGCGATGGTGGTCGAGCTCAGGCGACGCACCCTGCTTCCCCTGGACGACCTGCTGGGGCATCTGCGTGAAACCCTCCCCCAACTGACTCGCAGTGCCTTGCATCGCTGCCTGGTGCGCCATGGCATCAGCAGACTGCCCAGCACAGAGCCGGGTGGAGCCAAGCATGGAAAGTTTGCTCCAACCGAAATCGGCTACCTGCATATCGACAGCTGTGAACTCCGGCTGGAGCAGGGAAAACAGCACATGTTCCTGGCGATCGATCGTGTCACCAAATTCACCCACGTGGCGTTCTTCGATGCTGCGACAAAGCAGAACGGTGCGGCGTTTCTCGAAGAGGTGGTGACGGCATACCCGTACACCATTCACACCGTTCTCACGGACAACGGCGTGGCGTTCACCGAGCAGCCACGGTATCGAAACGGCCTGACCAATCGGTTTGGTGGGCACATTTTCGACCGTGTCTGCCATGAGCATGGCATCAAGCACAAGCTGACCAAGCCCTATCACCCGTGGACCAACGGACAGGCCGAGCGCATGAACCGCACCGTGAAGGAGGCCACCATCAAGTCGTTCCACTACCCGGACTTCGATGCGCTGAAAGCCCATGTTCGGGCCTTCGTCATGGCATACAACTTTGCCAAGCACCTGAAGGCTCTACGGTGGCGTACTCCGTTCAAAACGATCTGTGATGCCTGGACTCGAACACCGGACTGTTTCAAGCTTGACCCGCACCACCTCATCCCGGGACTACACACCCAGAGTCATGCTTACTGA
- the cadR gene encoding Cd(II)/Pb(II)-responsive transcriptional regulator — protein MKIGELASTTGTQIETIRYYEREGLLASPARSDGNFRIYTEAHVERLSFIRRCRMLDMTHAEIRGLLHFKDAPSEHCAGVNALLDAHIGHVTARIEELRQLEQQLKSLRECCNEPSAAAHCGILHELSQPLCEGETSEGNHVRCAHSGGISHQR, from the coding sequence GTGAAAATCGGTGAGCTAGCCAGTACCACGGGCACCCAGATCGAAACCATCCGCTACTACGAGCGCGAGGGGCTACTCGCCTCGCCCGCCCGCAGCGACGGCAACTTTCGCATCTACACCGAAGCGCATGTCGAAAGGCTGTCCTTCATTCGCCGTTGCCGCATGCTGGACATGACACACGCCGAGATTCGGGGACTGCTCCACTTCAAGGATGCTCCCAGCGAGCACTGCGCCGGTGTGAATGCCCTGCTGGACGCGCACATCGGCCATGTCACCGCACGCATCGAGGAGCTCCGCCAGCTGGAGCAACAGCTCAAGAGCTTGCGTGAGTGCTGCAACGAGCCGAGTGCCGCCGCCCACTGCGGCATCCTCCACGAATTGTCGCAGCCGTTATGCGAAGGCGAAACGAGCGAGGGCAATCACGTGCGCTGCGCGCACTCAGGAGGCATCTCCCATCAGCGGTAG
- a CDS encoding DUF2946 domain-containing protein has translation MRRWLTIFLLVMMPLQLGWAAVGSYCQHESGNQTKHFGHHVHQHQSQAGSEDDDGPDPQGGKNLHGDCNACVSAGVTAIFSAATLFDVNSSSAGETGYQAHPLSRPFSPPERPAWARLA, from the coding sequence ATGCGCCGTTGGCTAACGATTTTTCTGCTGGTGATGATGCCGCTGCAGCTCGGTTGGGCTGCAGTGGGCAGCTATTGCCAGCACGAATCGGGTAACCAGACGAAGCATTTCGGCCACCACGTTCATCAGCACCAAAGCCAGGCGGGAAGCGAGGACGACGACGGTCCCGATCCCCAAGGCGGCAAGAACCTGCATGGCGATTGCAACGCCTGCGTTTCCGCTGGCGTCACGGCGATCTTTTCCGCGGCAACTCTGTTTGATGTGAACAGCTCCTCAGCTGGCGAGACTGGCTACCAAGCTCATCCGCTGTCCCGGCCATTCTCTCCGCCTGAGCGCCCTGCCTGGGCCCGCCTCGCCTGA
- a CDS encoding heavy metal translocating P-type ATPase produces the protein MGECNAVGCGCSTASSAEPKSLATGAGKTVQYRIDNMDCPTEERLIRDKLEPLAGVTGLEFNLMQRTLTVNHQLDSLEPVEAGLRAIGMQAQRLALPAEQVCTVLTIAKMCCPTEERLIRDKLTGMPGVESLDFNLLQRRLTVTHRPESLNAILGALTSIGLEAKVEPSVANDTAEPSTSPRHWWPLAVAGVSATLAEVVHWLNGGNHWLVVALSVLAIAVGGLSTYKKGWIALRNRNLNINALMSIAVTGAMLIGEWPEAAMVMFLFALAEVIEARSLDRARNAIRGLMELAPETATVQQPDGTWLGVPARQVAVGATVRLRPGERIALDGVVTQGHSSVNQAPITGESLPVDKTVGDSVFAGTINETGSFEFRVTAEASHSTLSRIIHAVESAQGSRAPTQRFVDRFAQIYTPTVFLIALLTAVMPPLFLSGEWMDWIYKALVLLVIACPCALVISTPVSIVSGLAAAARKGILIKGGVYLEEGRKLATLALDKTGTITHGKPVQTDFIALRGDEARVHALAASLAARSDHPVSHAIALAANEAGLALYPVTDLAAILGRGVRGRIDDHLYQLGNHRLIEELGLCSEAIEAQLFALERQGKSVVLLVNQHEVLGIFAVADTVRETSREAISELHALGVKTLMLSGDNIHTAETIARSVGIDEARGGLLPEDKLKTIEGLMTSGKAGAVGMVGDGINDAPALARASIGFAMGAAGTDTAIETADVALMDDDLRKIPAFVRLSRATTTVLRQNIAFALGIKAVFLLLTFTGQGTLWMAVFADAGASLLVVANGLRLLRK, from the coding sequence ATGGGTGAGTGCAACGCTGTTGGGTGCGGTTGTTCCACTGCGTCGTCAGCGGAACCGAAGAGTCTTGCCACCGGAGCGGGCAAGACTGTGCAGTACCGCATCGACAACATGGACTGCCCCACCGAGGAACGGCTGATTCGCGACAAGCTGGAGCCGCTCGCCGGGGTGACAGGGTTGGAGTTCAACCTGATGCAGCGCACGCTGACGGTGAACCATCAGCTCGATTCGTTGGAACCGGTCGAAGCCGGATTGCGCGCCATCGGCATGCAGGCCCAGCGTCTTGCCCTTCCAGCCGAGCAGGTGTGCACGGTGTTGACCATCGCGAAGATGTGTTGCCCCACCGAGGAACGGCTGATTCGCGACAAGCTGACCGGAATGCCCGGCGTCGAGTCCCTGGACTTCAATCTGCTGCAACGCCGTTTGACGGTCACGCACCGTCCCGAAAGCCTGAATGCCATCTTGGGCGCGCTGACATCCATCGGCCTCGAAGCCAAGGTCGAACCGAGCGTTGCCAACGACACCGCCGAGCCGTCTACCAGCCCCCGCCATTGGTGGCCACTGGCCGTGGCGGGCGTGAGCGCGACCCTGGCCGAGGTCGTGCACTGGTTGAACGGTGGCAATCACTGGCTGGTCGTGGCGCTTTCCGTGCTGGCGATTGCGGTAGGCGGACTCTCGACCTACAAGAAAGGCTGGATTGCCCTCAGGAACCGCAACCTGAACATCAATGCGCTGATGTCGATTGCCGTTACCGGGGCGATGCTCATTGGCGAGTGGCCGGAGGCGGCCATGGTGATGTTCCTGTTCGCCCTGGCCGAGGTGATCGAGGCCCGATCGCTCGACCGTGCGCGCAACGCGATTCGCGGCCTGATGGAACTCGCTCCGGAAACGGCCACCGTCCAGCAACCGGATGGCACGTGGCTGGGTGTACCCGCCAGACAGGTGGCAGTGGGAGCCACGGTGCGTCTGCGCCCGGGCGAGCGAATCGCGCTGGATGGCGTGGTGACCCAGGGGCACTCGAGCGTGAACCAGGCTCCGATCACCGGCGAGAGTTTGCCGGTGGACAAGACCGTGGGTGACAGCGTGTTTGCCGGGACGATCAACGAGACGGGGTCGTTCGAATTTCGGGTGACGGCCGAAGCCAGTCACTCGACGCTATCCCGGATCATTCATGCCGTCGAATCCGCCCAAGGGAGTCGGGCGCCGACCCAGCGCTTCGTCGACCGCTTCGCGCAGATCTATACGCCGACAGTGTTCCTGATCGCCTTGCTGACCGCGGTGATGCCGCCGTTGTTCTTGTCCGGCGAGTGGATGGACTGGATCTACAAGGCGCTGGTGCTGCTGGTGATTGCCTGCCCCTGTGCACTGGTGATCTCCACGCCGGTATCCATCGTCAGCGGCCTGGCTGCGGCCGCACGCAAGGGCATTCTCATCAAGGGCGGTGTGTACCTTGAGGAGGGTCGCAAGCTGGCCACGCTGGCACTCGACAAGACCGGCACCATCACCCATGGCAAGCCGGTGCAGACCGACTTTATTGCTTTGCGCGGAGACGAGGCCCGGGTTCACGCCCTGGCGGCCAGCCTCGCTGCGCGCTCGGATCATCCGGTATCCCACGCCATCGCCCTGGCGGCAAACGAAGCCGGCTTGGCGTTATACCCGGTGACCGATCTGGCTGCCATTCTGGGCCGTGGCGTGCGTGGCCGTATCGACGATCATCTGTACCAGCTGGGCAACCACCGGCTGATCGAGGAGCTGGGTCTTTGCTCGGAAGCCATCGAGGCGCAACTGTTTGCCCTGGAGCGCCAGGGCAAGTCGGTGGTGCTGCTGGTCAACCAGCACGAAGTCCTGGGCATTTTCGCGGTGGCCGACACGGTGCGAGAAACCAGTCGCGAAGCGATCAGCGAGCTGCACGCCCTCGGGGTGAAAACCCTGATGCTCAGCGGCGACAACATCCATACCGCCGAAACCATTGCCCGCTCGGTCGGCATCGACGAGGCTCGCGGTGGGCTGCTGCCGGAAGACAAACTCAAGACCATCGAAGGGCTGATGACGAGTGGCAAGGCCGGTGCGGTCGGCATGGTGGGGGACGGGATCAACGATGCGCCCGCGCTGGCCCGGGCGAGCATCGGCTTCGCGATGGGAGCGGCGGGGACGGATACCGCCATCGAGACGGCGGACGTTGCGCTGATGGACGACGACCTGCGCAAGATTCCCGCATTCGTCCGGCTTTCGCGGGCGACCACCACGGTGTTGCGGCAGAACATCGCTTTCGCCCTCGGGATCAAGGCGGTTTTCCTGCTGCTGACGTTCACCGGGCAGGGCACGCTGTGGATGGCGGTGTTTGCCGACGCGGGGGCCAGTTTGCTGGTGGTGGCCAACGGGCTGCGGTTGCTGCGCAAGTAA
- a CDS encoding YncE family protein: MKPVLAAIGMAIALLASATSSAATIYVANEGAGSLTIIDDEARTTSTLALNILPHNVDLTPDRKTLLIVGIPGGNTQAGHGNHDAQGGRLLVFDADKSIQSARIIQVGGHPAHVVPDRSGKLAFVTDAASHAVVVVDLAAERILNRIKVGSYPHGLRLSPDGRTLAVANRDSNDISLIDVADRTQTARIAVGRKPVQVAFAPDGQRLFASLSGENAVAVVNLQSHRLIATHPVGPGPIQLSVTPDGTQLVVANQGSRQAPGHTLSILDAASGRLIATTKVGNGAHGVSIAGDGSRAYISNAFEDSISVVDLKSHAELAKFPTSAGPNGIVAR, translated from the coding sequence ATGAAACCAGTCCTAGCTGCCATCGGTATGGCGATTGCCCTGCTCGCCAGTGCTACGAGCAGTGCCGCAACCATCTATGTGGCCAACGAAGGCGCCGGCAGTCTAACGATCATCGACGATGAAGCGCGAACCACTAGCACGCTGGCACTCAATATCCTGCCGCATAACGTGGATTTGACACCCGACCGCAAGACCCTGCTGATTGTTGGCATACCTGGCGGCAATACCCAAGCTGGGCATGGGAACCATGACGCTCAAGGCGGGCGATTATTGGTGTTCGACGCCGACAAGTCGATACAGTCGGCGCGTATCATTCAGGTCGGCGGCCATCCGGCGCATGTGGTTCCGGATCGCAGCGGCAAACTCGCCTTCGTAACAGACGCAGCCAGTCATGCGGTAGTCGTCGTCGACCTCGCCGCCGAACGCATTCTGAACAGGATCAAGGTCGGCAGCTACCCGCATGGCCTGCGCCTATCCCCAGATGGACGCACCTTGGCCGTGGCCAACCGGGACAGTAACGATATCAGCCTGATCGACGTAGCTGACAGAACCCAGACCGCCCGCATCGCGGTCGGCAGGAAGCCAGTGCAAGTAGCCTTTGCTCCTGATGGTCAACGGCTGTTCGCCTCCCTCAGCGGAGAGAACGCAGTGGCCGTGGTAAACCTACAGAGCCACCGTCTCATTGCCACCCATCCCGTCGGCCCCGGCCCCATCCAGCTCTCCGTGACGCCCGACGGCACCCAGCTGGTGGTTGCCAATCAAGGTAGCCGGCAAGCACCGGGGCATACTTTGTCCATCCTGGATGCCGCCAGCGGCCGTCTCATCGCCACCACCAAGGTCGGCAACGGGGCCCATGGCGTATCCATCGCCGGCGACGGTTCGCGGGCCTATATCAGCAATGCCTTCGAAGACAGCATTTCGGTCGTCGACCTCAAAAGCCATGCGGAACTCGCCAAGTTCCCGACCTCAGCCGGCCCCAATGGCATTGTCGCGCGCTGA